One region of Desulfobotulus mexicanus genomic DNA includes:
- a CDS encoding aldehyde ferredoxin oxidoreductase family protein, translating to MKKIRILDINLGNLKFKETELSFEESLMALGGMGLNARILTRELSPETDPLGPDNILIFSPGLLAGSGFPTASRTEASALSPATSGFGTSNSGLFFGGDLKRTGYDSLIFRSRAESPVYLSLMDGKVLLLPASEIWGKDAWESIDWLDARYPESSIALIGPAGEKGVRFASIQNRRHDAWGRTGLGAVMGSKNLKAIVIQSREKIRAAETENFREIRRKATRIIKASRYYEPFKKSGTLGASPVYGKFDALPTKNFSGEGIASWPSDYGHKLHQKHVTGRMACESCWIACGHMVSIAGGNYAGQKLKALEISPTITFCAQAGLSVEDSFRATEICQRYGMDMLSAGATAAMAFQLFEEGKIHTSDTGFPLIWGDGDAFCRLLEDMALKRGLGSLLAEGTARAAEKLGHPEAAVHIRGLEMPMIDPRGRWSSYSFGMLTNIRGGDHLRCRNPFENLRENLKSEDLFWEAFRLPEEEYLKADIFPESLKKKIFDLEKSRVFLPLMALWSEDLITLFNTFGICIRPPILNTIGPTLLSETCRSFTGTKISPEELMESAATSWNLIRSFNLACGEKPGAANFPKRFFLPAHGKKELSEEKLKEVLKAYYTARGWDDEGRPEVK from the coding sequence ATGAAAAAAATTCGCATCCTGGATATCAATCTTGGCAACCTTAAATTTAAGGAAACAGAACTCTCTTTCGAGGAAAGCCTTATGGCTCTGGGCGGCATGGGCCTGAACGCCCGTATCCTAACCAGAGAACTTTCCCCGGAAACAGACCCCCTTGGTCCGGACAATATCCTGATCTTTTCTCCGGGACTTCTTGCGGGTTCCGGCTTTCCAACGGCCTCCCGCACGGAAGCCTCCGCCCTTTCCCCGGCCACCTCAGGCTTTGGCACCTCCAATTCAGGGCTTTTTTTCGGTGGGGATCTGAAAAGAACAGGCTATGACAGTCTTATCTTCCGGAGCCGGGCCGAAAGCCCCGTCTACCTCAGCCTGATGGATGGCAAAGTTCTTCTACTGCCAGCCTCTGAAATATGGGGAAAAGATGCCTGGGAAAGCATTGACTGGCTGGATGCCCGTTACCCTGAATCTTCCATCGCCCTCATCGGCCCTGCCGGAGAAAAGGGTGTCCGTTTTGCATCCATACAGAACCGCCGCCACGATGCCTGGGGCCGAACCGGGCTTGGTGCTGTCATGGGTTCCAAAAACCTCAAAGCCATTGTCATCCAAAGCCGGGAGAAAATCAGGGCTGCCGAGACGGAAAATTTCAGAGAAATCCGCAGAAAAGCCACCCGGATCATCAAGGCTTCCCGCTATTATGAACCCTTTAAAAAATCCGGAACCCTGGGGGCTTCCCCTGTGTACGGAAAATTTGACGCCCTGCCCACAAAGAATTTTTCAGGAGAAGGCATAGCCAGCTGGCCTTCAGACTATGGACACAAACTGCACCAAAAGCATGTCACAGGACGCATGGCCTGTGAAAGCTGCTGGATTGCCTGCGGCCACATGGTTTCCATAGCCGGAGGAAACTATGCAGGCCAGAAGCTTAAAGCCCTTGAGATCAGCCCCACCATCACCTTCTGTGCCCAGGCCGGCCTTTCTGTCGAAGACAGTTTCAGGGCCACGGAAATCTGTCAGCGATACGGCATGGACATGCTAAGCGCAGGTGCCACAGCGGCCATGGCTTTTCAGCTCTTTGAAGAAGGAAAAATCCATACCAGTGATACGGGTTTTCCCCTGATTTGGGGGGACGGGGATGCCTTCTGCCGCCTCCTTGAAGACATGGCCCTGAAACGGGGACTGGGCAGTCTGCTGGCAGAGGGTACGGCAAGGGCTGCGGAAAAACTGGGGCATCCCGAAGCAGCCGTACACATAAGGGGCCTTGAAATGCCCATGATAGACCCCAGGGGCCGCTGGTCCAGCTACAGCTTCGGTATGCTGACCAATATCCGCGGCGGCGATCACCTGCGCTGCCGAAATCCCTTTGAAAATTTGCGGGAAAACCTGAAAAGCGAAGATCTCTTCTGGGAAGCTTTCAGGCTGCCCGAAGAAGAATACCTCAAAGCGGACATTTTCCCTGAATCATTGAAAAAAAAGATTTTTGACTTAGAAAAAAGCAGGGTCTTCCTTCCACTTATGGCCCTATGGTCCGAAGACCTCATAACCCTTTTCAATACCTTTGGTATCTGTATCCGGCCTCCCATCCTCAATACCATAGGTCCCACCCTTTTATCCGAAACATGCAGATCTTTTACAGGAACTAAAATTTCTCCCGAGGAACTCATGGAATCGGCCGCCACAAGCTGGAACCTGATCCGGTCCTTCAACCTTGCCTGCGGTGAAAAACCCGGTGCCGCCAACTTTCCAAAACGGTTTTTTTTGCCAGCCCATGGAAAAAAAGAACTTAGCGAAGAAAAGCTTAAAGAGGTCCTGAAGGCCTATTATACCGCAAGAGGCTGGGATGATGAGGGCAGACCTGAGGTGAAATGA
- a CDS encoding ABC transporter substrate-binding protein, translating into MKKIPWFAFILAFCFFTGSLKAQTPSLIIGIDADMSAASSMAGQSIYRGAMLAVSEINEEGGLLGKPLRLDVLDHRGNPARSINNITKFSETSGLLAVIGGKHTPVIQEVLPLIHREKIIFLIPWAAGTHLVDNGYEPNYVFRVSVRDEYAAKFLVSNLLQAGYKKPGILLERTAWGKSNEASILKTLSGKDIHPAGIYWFHWGVSDLENQLRHLQKKGADSLILVSQPREGKTLLLSMAELPENQRPPILSHWGIASADFPGMTGDLILESELFFLQTFSFLDPPFPDRADHLFRSYKKAFPEIQKPEDIPAPAGLAHSYDLVHLLAKAVTKAGTDEREKIRDALENLEFHEGIMKNYSPPFTPKRHDALGPEDFRIACFTEKGSIIPCTMTKKP; encoded by the coding sequence ATGAAAAAAATCCCATGGTTTGCATTTATTCTGGCATTCTGCTTTTTTACCGGCAGCCTTAAAGCACAAACCCCTTCCCTCATAATTGGTATAGATGCGGATATGAGTGCAGCATCGTCCATGGCGGGACAAAGCATTTACAGGGGTGCCATGCTGGCCGTATCGGAAATCAATGAGGAGGGCGGGTTGCTGGGAAAGCCCCTTCGCCTTGATGTTCTGGACCACAGGGGAAATCCGGCCCGCAGCATCAACAATATAACTAAATTCTCCGAAACTTCAGGTCTGCTGGCAGTGATCGGTGGTAAACACACCCCTGTAATTCAGGAAGTTTTGCCCCTTATCCACAGGGAAAAAATTATTTTTCTCATTCCATGGGCAGCAGGTACCCATCTGGTGGATAACGGATATGAACCCAATTATGTATTCCGTGTTTCTGTCCGTGATGAATACGCAGCCAAATTTCTTGTCAGCAACCTGCTTCAGGCCGGGTACAAAAAACCGGGAATTCTGTTGGAAAGAACAGCCTGGGGAAAATCCAACGAAGCCTCCATCCTGAAAACCCTGTCTGGAAAAGACATCCATCCGGCAGGTATATACTGGTTTCACTGGGGCGTTTCCGACTTGGAAAACCAGCTGCGTCACCTGCAAAAAAAGGGGGCAGACAGCCTGATTCTCGTATCCCAGCCCAGAGAAGGAAAAACCCTTCTTCTATCTATGGCAGAGCTGCCTGAAAACCAGCGTCCCCCCATCCTTTCCCACTGGGGAATTGCAAGTGCGGATTTTCCCGGCATGACCGGTGATCTGATTTTGGAATCTGAACTTTTTTTTCTCCAGACCTTCTCCTTTCTAGACCCGCCTTTCCCTGACCGGGCTGACCACCTTTTCCGTTCATACAAAAAAGCATTCCCGGAAATTCAAAAACCCGAAGATATACCCGCACCCGCAGGCCTTGCCCATAGCTATGACCTTGTGCATCTACTGGCAAAGGCCGTGACAAAAGCAGGAACTGACGAAAGGGAAAAGATCCGGGATGCGCTGGAAAACCTCGAATTCCATGAAGGCATCATGAAAAATTACAGTCCTCCATTTACTCCAAAACGCCACGATGCCCTTGGACCGGAAGATTTCCGCATTGCCTGCTTTACCGAAAAAGGCAGCATCATTCCCTGCACCATGACCAAAAAGCCCTGA
- a CDS encoding response regulator, with amino-acid sequence MSIFSAHPKIMIVDDTPANLNLLQEILQEEDYHIMAFPRGSMALAAAAKNPPDMILLDIRMPEMDGFEVCRRLKEIPSLKDVPVIFISALSDTQDKLKAFSTGGVDYVTKPFQPEEIHARIKTHLHLQKLLRESEKRQEVLIGELPDIVIRFDENARHLFTSKNIHELYGRSAKEYRGKSHRELLFPEDICDFWEDAVKTVFNTTKTLEMEKTFTGKGKPAIHNLRLIPEYNIYGKTQSVLAISRDITLWKIAEKTLLQAKEAAEAANLVKSEFLANMSHELRTPLNGILGVMNLLQGTNLEQDDAEILKLGINSAQRLTNLLTDIMDFSTLDAKRVRPSKESFDPLQVFKTLEGLFSLTAMEKKIQLEIQTDPATPSFLVGDGPRLRQILFHLMGNAFKFTKSGTIRLEVLHLSPLKNEKIHLLFILSDTGIGINQDLLEQIWEPFRQADGSSTRSYEGAGLGLALIRRLVLMLNGTLCMDSIPGKGTEIFMLLPFDRSH; translated from the coding sequence ATGTCCATATTTTCAGCCCATCCAAAGATTATGATAGTGGATGATACCCCAGCCAACCTCAATCTTCTTCAGGAGATCCTTCAGGAAGAAGACTATCATATCATGGCCTTTCCAAGGGGCTCCATGGCACTGGCCGCTGCTGCTAAAAACCCTCCGGACATGATACTTCTGGACATCCGCATGCCGGAAATGGACGGCTTTGAAGTCTGTCGCCGCCTTAAGGAAATACCCTCACTGAAGGATGTTCCCGTTATTTTCATCAGTGCCCTCAGTGACACCCAAGACAAGCTGAAAGCCTTTTCCACAGGGGGAGTGGATTATGTCACCAAACCCTTTCAGCCCGAAGAAATCCATGCCCGCATCAAAACCCACCTGCACCTTCAGAAACTTTTACGCGAAAGTGAGAAGAGACAGGAGGTGCTCATAGGAGAACTGCCAGATATTGTCATACGCTTTGACGAAAACGCCCGCCATCTTTTCACCTCGAAAAACATCCATGAACTCTACGGACGGAGTGCGAAAGAATACAGGGGCAAATCCCACAGGGAACTGCTTTTTCCGGAAGACATCTGCGATTTCTGGGAGGACGCCGTAAAAACAGTATTTAATACAACTAAAACACTGGAAATGGAAAAAACCTTTACGGGTAAAGGAAAGCCTGCCATCCACAACCTGAGGCTGATTCCCGAATATAACATTTACGGCAAAACACAGTCAGTCCTTGCCATAAGCAGGGACATAACTCTCTGGAAAATAGCGGAAAAAACTCTGCTTCAGGCCAAAGAGGCCGCAGAAGCGGCAAACCTTGTCAAGTCTGAATTTCTGGCCAATATGAGCCATGAACTAAGAACACCCTTAAACGGCATTCTCGGAGTCATGAACCTGCTACAGGGCACAAACCTTGAACAGGACGATGCGGAAATTCTAAAGCTTGGCATAAATTCAGCACAGAGGCTGACCAATCTCCTCACTGATATCATGGACTTTTCAACCTTGGATGCAAAGAGAGTAAGGCCCTCAAAGGAAAGTTTTGATCCGTTACAGGTTTTCAAAACCCTCGAAGGACTTTTCAGCCTTACGGCCATGGAGAAAAAAATCCAACTGGAAATACAAACAGATCCAGCCACACCTTCCTTTCTGGTGGGAGACGGTCCCCGCCTCCGCCAGATTCTCTTCCATCTTATGGGCAATGCCTTTAAGTTCACAAAATCCGGAACCATCCGGCTGGAAGTGCTTCACCTGTCTCCTTTAAAAAATGAGAAAATCCATCTTCTGTTTATCCTTTCCGATACAGGCATAGGCATCAACCAGGATCTTCTGGAACAGATCTGGGAACCTTTCAGACAGGCGGATGGTTCTTCCACACGGAGCTATGAAGGGGCAGGACTGGGCCTTGCCCTTATCCGAAGGCTTGTTCTGATGCTGAACGGCACCCTGTGTATGGACAGTATTCCCGGAAAGGGTACGGAAATTTTTATGCTTCTGCCCTTTGACCGCAGTCACTAA
- a CDS encoding ATP-binding protein, with protein sequence MKTCQKLGPSPGFAYYILWRVIPPTLIIMILVSLTGLWMARSAILSSVHTRLEATADTQQMQIEDRIHSLKNQLIHLAANDLIINGLIHNIDREIYLPLFFQSLSLTGSSSERIALLDFMGEEIIASQPRTSVLPAPSMIQELEGKKPLLQLSSEGLYMAAPILVHGFQEGTLTLFLPLDDIPRLKEMDRSDMDMAFLNGDSEVIIANASYRQRFGLHIPQDTGDWISMRREIEGLPGVTLVLGMDSAIVLSPVKKMAFYMMLTTGVAILALIISVITGARVAVQSVKMLSRAIRSVVSHKDLNHRIRLDLPLELQELAHAFNQTLETLQQTTASKEALEQSRERFYLAVKGSNDGIWDWDLKKDTLFLSQRWKEQLGYKDEELNNHIQTFRDLLHPEDSEWVLERTELFITGVILHHELEFRMLHKNGSHRWILARGAALRDESGIPYRLAGSHTDVTLRKETEISLTESRDSLKESNQSQEEALAIAEEMAQKARQANIAKSRFLANMSHEIRTPMNAILGFSHVLARDAMLSPRQMEHVNTIIRSGRHLLQLINDILDMSKIEAGQSSLTPSDFSPDDLISDLEIIFRNRAVEKGLQFLLEKSTDLPAYLHGDETKLRQILVNLLGNAVKFTQTGGVTLRVRADQSPEKSEEELFLLIFEVADSGPGIPENEKDHIFEAFQQAGEGIRFGGTGLGLAISRNFAEIMGGRLTFTSQHCHGSCFRLEIPMPAKEHPAPVKSPALSPVMRLSPGSNPVRILVADDAKDNRTLINALLQPMGFDIREAKNGMQAIDIFESWSPHAILMDMRMPVMDGYEATRRIKTSGKPSFIIALTATAFEDERKTVMDSGVDAYLRKPFQPHELFNILAINLELEYTFQKEHPIESEESLPISKGLPPCHSVLSQDEQKHMHEAVTEGDIKNIYEIIEKIKQKNSAAAEKLHKMANNYDYEKILAWLMEQ encoded by the coding sequence TTGAAAACCTGCCAAAAACTCGGGCCCAGTCCCGGCTTTGCTTATTATATCCTCTGGCGGGTCATTCCCCCTACCCTCATCATCATGATCCTTGTCAGCCTGACAGGGCTCTGGATGGCAAGATCTGCCATCCTTTCTTCGGTGCATACCCGCCTTGAGGCAACGGCAGATACCCAGCAGATGCAGATAGAAGACAGAATCCACTCCCTGAAAAACCAGCTCATCCATCTGGCAGCCAATGACCTCATCATCAACGGCCTGATCCACAACATAGACAGGGAAATCTATCTGCCCCTCTTCTTTCAGTCCCTGAGCCTTACCGGTTCTTCATCGGAACGCATCGCACTGCTGGATTTCATGGGAGAAGAAATCATAGCCAGCCAGCCCCGGACCTCTGTCCTGCCTGCCCCATCCATGATTCAGGAACTTGAAGGCAAAAAACCCCTTCTCCAACTCTCTTCCGAAGGCCTGTATATGGCCGCTCCCATACTGGTGCATGGGTTTCAGGAAGGGACCCTTACCCTCTTCCTGCCCCTTGATGACATCCCAAGACTCAAGGAAATGGACAGATCCGATATGGATATGGCCTTTTTAAACGGAGACAGTGAAGTCATCATAGCCAATGCCAGCTATCGCCAGCGTTTTGGCCTTCATATACCCCAGGATACCGGAGACTGGATTTCCATGAGGCGTGAGATTGAAGGCCTTCCCGGAGTCACCCTTGTTCTGGGAATGGATTCCGCCATTGTTCTCAGTCCCGTTAAAAAAATGGCCTTTTATATGATGCTCACCACAGGAGTAGCCATTCTCGCCCTGATTATCTCCGTGATCACAGGGGCCCGTGTTGCCGTCCAAAGTGTAAAAATGCTGAGCAGAGCAATAAGAAGTGTTGTCAGCCACAAGGATCTGAACCACCGCATCCGTCTGGATCTCCCGCTGGAACTGCAGGAGCTTGCCCATGCCTTCAATCAGACCCTGGAAACCCTGCAGCAAACCACCGCATCCAAGGAAGCTCTGGAGCAGAGCAGGGAACGCTTTTATCTTGCCGTCAAAGGCTCCAATGACGGAATCTGGGACTGGGACTTAAAAAAAGACACCCTGTTTCTTTCCCAGAGATGGAAAGAACAACTGGGATACAAAGACGAAGAACTGAATAATCATATTCAGACCTTCAGAGACCTTCTCCACCCCGAAGACAGTGAATGGGTCCTTGAACGTACGGAACTGTTCATAACAGGCGTTATTTTGCACCATGAACTGGAATTCCGCATGCTGCATAAAAACGGCTCCCACCGCTGGATTCTTGCCAGAGGCGCGGCCCTGCGGGATGAGTCGGGTATACCATACAGACTGGCCGGCTCCCATACGGATGTCACCCTGCGCAAAGAAACGGAAATCAGCCTCACCGAATCCAGAGATTCCCTGAAAGAAAGCAACCAGTCCCAGGAAGAAGCCCTTGCCATTGCCGAAGAAATGGCCCAGAAAGCCCGGCAGGCCAACATTGCCAAAAGCCGTTTCCTTGCCAACATGAGTCATGAAATCCGCACACCCATGAATGCCATTCTGGGATTTTCCCATGTTCTGGCACGGGATGCCATGCTCTCCCCACGCCAGATGGAACATGTTAATACCATCATCAGGAGCGGCAGGCACCTGCTCCAGCTCATCAACGATATTCTTGACATGTCCAAAATCGAAGCAGGTCAAAGCTCACTGACACCATCGGACTTTTCTCCTGATGATCTCATCAGTGATCTCGAAATTATTTTCCGAAATCGTGCCGTGGAAAAGGGGCTGCAGTTTCTCCTTGAAAAAAGCACAGACCTTCCCGCCTACCTCCATGGTGATGAAACCAAACTGCGTCAGATTCTTGTTAATCTTCTGGGCAACGCAGTAAAATTTACACAAACAGGCGGGGTGACCCTTAGGGTTCGTGCGGACCAAAGTCCTGAAAAATCAGAAGAAGAACTCTTTCTTCTGATTTTTGAAGTGGCAGATTCAGGTCCGGGGATTCCTGAAAATGAAAAAGACCATATTTTTGAAGCATTTCAGCAGGCAGGGGAAGGTATCAGGTTCGGTGGTACAGGGCTTGGCCTTGCCATCAGCCGTAATTTTGCTGAAATAATGGGCGGCAGACTTACCTTCACCAGCCAGCATTGCCATGGCAGCTGCTTTCGTCTTGAGATTCCCATGCCTGCCAAAGAACACCCTGCCCCTGTAAAAAGCCCTGCCCTGTCGCCGGTAATGCGCCTTTCACCGGGCAGTAACCCCGTGCGCATTCTTGTGGCAGATGATGCAAAGGACAACCGAACCCTGATCAATGCCCTGCTCCAGCCCATGGGCTTTGATATCCGTGAAGCTAAAAACGGTATGCAGGCCATTGATATTTTTGAATCATGGTCACCCCATGCCATACTCATGGACATGCGCATGCCCGTCATGGACGGCTATGAAGCCACACGCCGTATAAAAACATCGGGAAAACCCTCTTTTATAATAGCCCTGACAGCCACAGCCTTTGAAGATGAACGAAAAACCGTTATGGATTCTGGGGTGGATGCCTACCTCAGAAAACCATTCCAACCCCATGAACTTTTTAATATACTGGCCATTAATCTCGAGCTTGAGTATACTTTTCAAAAAGAACATCCGATAGAATCCGAAGAATCTCTGCCCATTTCAAAGGGTCTGCCGCCCTGCCACAGCGTCCTTTCTCAGGATGAACAGAAACATATGCATGAGGCCGTCACAGAGGGAGACATAAAAAACATTTATGAAATAATTGAAAAAATCAAACAGAAAAATTCTGCTGCCGCAGAAAAACTACACAAAATGGCCAATAATTATGATTATGAAAAAATACTGGCATGGCTGATGGAACAATAA
- a CDS encoding FIST signal transduction protein, which produces MIVKLCREGKSLTAEKTAKTMASDPRVKALLILACDANGWKKEEVDPWLKDLGKPVFGGIFPQIIAEGKNLETGTLVIGLSHPVQPFVLKGISRPGTELERELEALLKGRDFSDSTIFVFVDGMARRIGELIEGLFNTLGLTPSYIGGGAGSLNFTRKPCIISPEGLLTDAVILAHSKVASGIGVAHGWHAISEAIKVTEASQNRILSLNWQPALQVYRSIIEKYEDVSFDKRDFFDIAKAYPLGIARMDAEMVVRDPILTEYDALICVGEVPEGSYIHILNGNMDSLISGALEARKTAMENYRGREKNPVLFFMDCISRVLFMGSDFKNEIAAVEQNSFTFGALSLGEIANTGEAFLEFYNKTAVAGFLGDAYEP; this is translated from the coding sequence ATGATCGTTAAACTCTGCAGGGAAGGAAAATCCCTTACAGCTGAAAAAACAGCCAAAACCATGGCTTCCGATCCAAGGGTAAAGGCCCTTCTCATACTTGCCTGCGATGCCAACGGATGGAAAAAGGAAGAGGTAGACCCCTGGCTAAAGGATCTTGGAAAACCTGTTTTCGGCGGAATTTTTCCCCAGATCATTGCAGAGGGCAAAAACCTTGAAACAGGAACCCTTGTCATTGGGCTTTCCCACCCGGTACAGCCCTTTGTACTAAAGGGCATCAGCCGGCCCGGAACAGAGCTTGAAAGGGAACTGGAAGCCCTCCTGAAAGGAAGAGACTTTTCAGACAGCACCATCTTTGTCTTTGTGGACGGCATGGCCCGCCGCATTGGTGAACTCATTGAAGGGCTGTTCAACACCCTGGGCCTGACACCCAGCTACATTGGCGGCGGTGCAGGCTCCCTGAATTTCACCCGTAAACCCTGTATCATAAGCCCGGAAGGCCTGCTCACGGATGCCGTGATTCTGGCCCATTCAAAGGTTGCAAGCGGTATAGGCGTGGCCCACGGGTGGCATGCCATATCCGAAGCCATCAAGGTGACAGAGGCCTCCCAGAACCGAATTCTCTCATTGAACTGGCAGCCCGCCCTTCAGGTATACCGGAGTATCATTGAAAAATATGAAGATGTATCCTTTGATAAGAGGGATTTTTTTGATATTGCAAAGGCCTATCCTCTGGGCATTGCCCGCATGGATGCGGAAATGGTGGTACGGGACCCCATACTAACGGAATATGATGCCCTCATATGCGTGGGGGAAGTTCCGGAGGGCAGCTACATTCATATCCTGAACGGTAACATGGATTCCCTCATTAGTGGTGCCCTTGAAGCAAGAAAGACAGCCATGGAAAATTACAGGGGCCGGGAGAAAAATCCCGTCCTTTTTTTCATGGACTGCATCTCACGGGTTCTTTTCATGGGTTCTGATTTTAAAAATGAAATTGCAGCCGTAGAGCAGAACTCCTTTACCTTCGGAGCCTTAAGTCTTGGAGAAATTGCCAACACTGGGGAGGCTTTTCTGGAGTTCTACAACAAAACCGCAGTGGCAGGTTTTCTCGGAGACGCCTATGAACCTTGA